The Pseudodesulfovibrio sp. zrk46 genome contains a region encoding:
- a CDS encoding CoB--CoM heterodisulfide reductase iron-sulfur subunit A family protein: protein MSNNSILVVGGGFAGITAALEAAELGYEVYIVETNPYLGGRVAQLNQYFPKLCPPSCGLEIQFQRIKNNPNVKVITMADVASVSGTAGNYDVKITQRPRFVNEKCTACGECEKATATQIESEFDFGTGKRGLAYKTHPFMFPMRYVVDAENASEGELTAIKNACPYDAVELDDAPKTIDLAVGAIVVATGWKPYDVSKLTNLGGGALKNVVTNMQFERLAAPNGPTNGKIQRPSDGSEPKKIAFVQCAGSRDQNHLNYCSYICCMASLKHVRYVRERSDANVTVFYIDLRTPGRYDKFKTITEADDKLNLVKGKVAGIVEDAQGNPIVTVENAVTGIKTEEKFDMVVLATGMEPCGAGAGTTDADGFVMDGEGIIAAGCAKQPFDVMKTAQSGTAAAMKAIQTVVGR, encoded by the coding sequence ATGTCGAACAACAGTATTCTCGTTGTAGGCGGTGGATTCGCAGGAATCACCGCTGCCCTCGAAGCCGCAGAGCTCGGCTACGAGGTTTACATCGTTGAAACGAATCCCTACCTCGGTGGCAGGGTCGCACAGCTGAATCAGTATTTCCCGAAGCTGTGTCCCCCGTCCTGCGGTCTGGAGATTCAGTTCCAGCGCATCAAAAACAACCCTAACGTCAAGGTCATCACCATGGCCGACGTCGCATCTGTTTCCGGCACCGCTGGTAACTATGATGTGAAGATCACGCAGCGTCCCCGCTTCGTGAACGAAAAATGTACTGCCTGCGGCGAATGTGAGAAGGCTACCGCCACTCAGATCGAGTCCGAATTTGATTTCGGCACCGGCAAGCGCGGCCTGGCATACAAAACCCATCCTTTCATGTTCCCCATGCGCTACGTGGTGGACGCAGAGAATGCTTCCGAAGGCGAACTGACTGCCATCAAGAACGCCTGCCCCTACGACGCAGTGGAACTGGACGACGCACCCAAGACCATCGACTTGGCTGTCGGTGCCATTGTCGTCGCCACCGGCTGGAAGCCCTACGATGTTTCCAAGCTGACCAACCTCGGCGGCGGCGCTCTGAAGAACGTCGTCACCAACATGCAGTTCGAGCGCCTTGCTGCTCCCAACGGCCCCACCAACGGTAAGATCCAGCGTCCCTCCGATGGTTCCGAGCCCAAGAAGATCGCATTTGTTCAGTGCGCCGGTTCCCGTGACCAGAACCACCTGAACTACTGCTCCTACATCTGCTGCATGGCTTCCCTGAAGCATGTCCGCTACGTCCGCGAGCGTTCCGATGCAAACGTCACCGTTTTCTACATCGATCTGCGTACTCCCGGCCGTTACGACAAGTTCAAGACCATCACCGAGGCTGATGACAAGCTCAACCTGGTGAAGGGTAAGGTTGCCGGAATCGTCGAAGACGCACAGGGCAACCCGATCGTGACTGTCGAAAATGCCGTCACCGGCATCAAGACTGAAGAGAAGTTCGATATGGTCGTGCTCGCCACCGGTATGGAGCCTTGCGGCGCCGGCGCTGGCACCACCGATGCAGACGGTTTCGTCATGGATGGCGAAGGCATCATCGCCGCAGGTTGCGCCAAGCAGCCCTTTGACGTCATGAAGACCGCCCAGTCCGGCACCGCTGCCGCGATGAAGGCGATTCAAACCGTGGTAGGGAGGTAA